One segment of Labrus mixtus chromosome 10, fLabMix1.1, whole genome shotgun sequence DNA contains the following:
- the LOC132981942 gene encoding protocadherin beta-16-like, whose translation MMATRGSLANKCARCRDFPGLRRCIQMLIFLLHVANMVDGQIRYSVPEEMKKGSLIGNVAQDLGLDLKRLRSGRARIVSGENIQYTELKTDKGTLVVNERIDREQLCGDTTPCSFSFEVILENPMELHRITVEVLDINDHAPVFTNIDKPVRLEISESAVVGVQFPLQSAEDLDVGQNALQDYVLSPNDNFILKQHANPDGSKYVEMVLQKPLDRERHPHLSLKLIAVDGGTPQRSGTVNIDVTVLDANDNAPIFNQSVYKASVMENTMKGSRIITVNATDADSGSNGLISYSLSKTKGSAADIFSIDEKTGTIFVSGLIDYERHRKYEVRVEAKDQGGLTGSSKVIFDVFDVNDNAPVINILSFSSPLSEDAPPGTTIAILNIKDADTDNNGQIKCSIDGKLPFKIESSITNYYNLISDQYFDRESVSEYNITITASDFGSPALTSSTKLHLKISDVNDNAPSFDKAIYSAYVTENNSPGISVFAVSARDKDWNQNARISYLLEDTQVSGSPISSFVSLNSETGVLSAVRSFDYEQIKQLQLVVKAQDGGSPPLSSNVTVKILIQDQNDNPPQVLYPVQTGGSVVAEMVPRAADVGYLVTKVVAVDVDSGQNAWLSYKLQKATDRALFEVGLQNGEIRTIRQVNDKDAVKQRLTVIVEDNGQPSRSAAVIVNVAVADSFPEVLSEFTDFTHDKEYNDNLTFYLVLALAVVSFLFITCVVVIISVKIYRWRQSRTLFHSNLPVIPYYPPRYSDTLGTGTLQHVYNYEVCRTTDSRKSDCKFGGAGSQNVLIMDPSSTGTMQRIQSEKSILDEPDSPLEVS comes from the coding sequence ATGATGGCAACTCGAGGATCTCTCGCCAACAAATGCGCAAGATGTCGAGATTTTCCAGGACTGCGACGGTGTATACAAATGCTGATTTTCCTGCTGCATGTTGCTAACATGGTTGATGGTCAGATTCGCTATTCAGTACcagaggagatgaagaaaggCTCCCTAATCGGTAATGTAGCCCAGGATCTTGGTTTGGATCTGAAAAGGCTCCGTTCAGGGCGGGCCCGCATCGTGAGTGGAGAAAACATCCAGTACAccgagctgaagacagacaaaGGGACTCTGGTCGTGAATGAGAGAATAGACCGAGAGCAGCTATGTGGAGACACGACGCCATGTAGCTTCAGCTTTGAGGTGATTTTAGAGAACCCCATGGAATTACACAGAATTACTGTCGAGGTTTTGGATATAAATGATCACGCTCCCGTATTCACGAATATTGATAAGCCTGTCCGCCTGGAAATAAGTGAATCAGCTGTAGTGGGAGTACAGTTTCCATTGCAGAGTGCAGAGGATCTAGATGTGGGACAAAACGCTTTGCAGGATTACGTTTTATCACCAAACGACAATTTTATATTGAAGCAACATGCAAATCCAGACGGAAGTAAATATGTTGAAATGGTGCTTCAGAAGCCTTTAGACCGAGAGCGACATCCACATTTGTCCTTAAAATTGATCGCAGTTGACGGAGGAACACCACAGAGATCCGGTACAGTAAATATAGATGTCACTGTCTTAGATGCAAATGACAATGCTCCGATTTTTAATCAATCTGTCTATAAAGCATCTGTGATGGAAAACACAATGAAAGGCTCAAGAATAATTACAGTTAATGCCACAGACGCTGACAGTGGTTCAAATGGACTCATTAGTTACAGTTTATCTAAGACCAAGGGAAGTGCAGCAGATATATTTAGTATTGATGAAAAGACCGGCACGATTTTTGTGTCTGGTCTGATAGATTACGAAAGACACCGAAAGTACGAGGTGAGGGTGGAGGCAAAGGATCAGGGTGGGCTTACCGGTTCAAGTAAAGTTATATTCGATGTGTTCGACGTCAACGACAATGCCCCGGTGATAAACATTTTGTCGTTTTCCAGCCCTTTATCTGAGGATGCTCCTCCAGGAACAACGATTgctattttaaacataaaagatGCAGACACTGATAATAATGGGCAAATTAAATGTTCTATTGATGGCAAACTTCCCTTTAAGATCGAATCATCTATTACAAACTATTACAATTTGATTTCTGATCAATATTTTGATAGAGAATCCGTTTCAGAatataacatcacaataaccgCCTCTGATTTCGGTTCCCCCGCTCTTACCAGCTCAACAAAATTACACCTTAAAATTTCTGACGTAAATGACAACGCACCATCATTTGATAAAGCCATCTACTCTGCTTACGTCACAGAAAATAATTCCCCTGGCATTTCTGTATTTGCTGTCAGTGCGCGAGACAAAGATTGGAATCAAAATGCGAGAATCTCGTATCTTCTGGAGGACACACAAGTCAGTGGTAGTCCAATCtcttcttttgtgtctttaaactcTGAAACTGGAGTCCTTAGTGCGGTTCGTTCTTTTGATTATGAGCAGATCAAACAGCTTCAGCTGGTAGTCAAAGCGCAGGATGGAGGCTCCCCTCCACTCAGCAGCAATGTGACAGTGAAAATATTGATCCAGGACCAGAACGATAACCCCCCTCAGGTCCTGTACCCAGTCCAGACTGGTGGATCAGTGGTGGCTGAGATGGTGCCTCGTGCAGCAGATGTGGGCTACCTGGTGACTAAAGTGGTGGCTGTTGATGTGGACTCTGGACAGAATGCCTGGCTCTCgtataaactgcagaaagcCACAGACAGGGCGCTGTTTGAAGTGGGCTTACAGAATGGAGAAATCAGAACTATCCGTCAAGTGAATGATAAAGATGCTGTGAAGCAAAGACTGACTGTTATAGTGGAGGACAACGGGCAGCCGTCTCGttcagctgcagtcattgttaaCGTGGCGGTGGCGGACAGCTTCCCTGAAGTGCTGTCTGAGTTCACTGACTTTACACACGATAAGGAGTACAATGACAACCTGACTTTTTACTTAGTGCTGGCTTTGGCTGTAgtgtccttcctcttcatcacgtgTGTGGTGGTTATTATATCAGTGAAAATCTACAGATGGAGACAGTCTCGCACCCTGTTTCACTCCAACCTCCCTGTGATTCCATATTATCCACCACGTTACTCAGACACTTTGGGCACAGGGACTCTCCAGCACGTGTACAATTACGAGGTGTGCAGGACGACTGACTCCAGAAAGAGTGACTGTAAGTTCGGCGGAGCTGGTAGTCAGAACGTGCTGATAATGGACCCCAGTTCTACAGGGACCATGCAGAGGATACAGAGTGAGAAGAGCATCCTGGATGAACCAGACTCTCCTCTAGAGGTTAGTTAA
- the LOC132981518 gene encoding protocadherin beta-16-like has protein sequence MEFTENRRNRGVKWPLQGAVYVFMFQFIVNQAEAQIRYSIPEEMKKGSLVGNVAQDLGLDLKRLRSGRARIVTGENIQYIGLKTDKGTLVVNERIDREQLCGEVTPCSFTFEILMENPMELHPVTIEVLDINDNAPIFQNSNLEFEISESAALGSRFVLASADDADVGENGLQDYVLTPTEDFVLKQHVNPDGSKYAEMVLQKPLDREKQPGLSLKLLAVDGGNPQRSGTVNIDVNILDANDNAPVFNQTVYKTTVIENAPIGTHIVTVSASDKDSGSTGMLKYSFSKSKAGIANLIDIDESTGRIFVTKEIDFEKDKKIEFRVEAKDQGGLTDSCKIEIEVIDVNDNAPVINVMSFTSPVSEDSPSGTTIGIINVKDIDSGDNGQVRCIIEGTIPFKIKSNVRNYFALMTDAALDREDLSECNITVIASDAGSPPLSTKTTFHLKISDVNDNAPVFQRGPYSAFITENNPPGASILSVYAKDPDENQNARVSYILEEREIGGSPVSDCVSINAESGVVHAVRSFDYEQLKQLVFVVKAQDGGSPPLSSNVTVKIMIQDQNDNPPQVLYPVQTGGSVVAEMVPRAADVGYLVTKVVAVDVDSGQNAWLSYKLQKATDRALFEVGLQNGEIRTIRQVNDKDAVKQRLTVIVEDNGQPSRSAAVIVNVAVADSFPEVLSEFTDFTHDKEYNDNLTFYLVLALAVVSFLFITCVVVIISVKIYRWRQSRTLFHSNLPVIPYYPPRYSDTLGTGTLQHVYNYEVCRTTDSRKSDCKFGRAGSQNVLIMDPSSTGTMQRIQSEKSILDEPDSPLEVS, from the coding sequence ATGGAATTTACAGAAAATCGTCGAAACAGAGGTGTAAAATGGCCATTGCAAGGGGCagtatatgtgtttatgtttcaatTCATTGTTAATCAAGCGGAGGCACAGATCCGTTATTCGATCCCTGAGGAGATGAAGAAAGGCTCCCTTGTTGGTAACGTCGCACAAGATCTAGGTTTGGATCTGAAAAGGCTGCGTTCCGGGAGAGCCCGTATCGTCACCGGAGAAAACATCCAGTACATCGGGCTGAAGACAGACAAAGGGACTCTAGTCGTGAATGAGAGAATAGACCGAGAGCAGCTCTGTGGAGAGGTCACACCCTGTAGCTTTACGTTTGAGATTTTAATGGAAAACCCAATGGAGCTGCACCCCGTGACAATAGAAGTTTTGGACATAAACGACAATGCTCCCATTTTTCAAAACAGTAATTTGGAATTTGAAATAAGCGAATCAGCTGCGCTTGGTTCCCGTTTTGTTTTAGCAAGTGCGGACGATGCTGACGTGGGTGAAAACGGTCTGCAGGACTACGTATTGACTCCAACTGAAGATTTTGTATTGAAACAACATGTTAATCCAGACGGCAGCAAATACGCAGAAATGGTACTCCAGAAACCattagacagagagaaacagccaGGACTGTCTCTAAAGTTGTTGGCCGTGGACGGCGGAAATCCACAGAGATCTGGTACAGTTAACATAGACGTAAACATTCTAGATGCCAACGATAATGCCCCTGTGTTTAACCAGACTGTGTATAAGACAACTGTGATTGAAAATGCTCCCATAGGCACGCATATTGTCACTGTGAGTGCAAGCGACAAAGACAGCGGCTCGACTGGTAtgttgaaatattcattttcTAAATCAAAAGCAGGGATAGCTAATTTGATTGATATAGATGAGTCCACTGGCAGAATATTCGTGACAAAGGAGATAGATtttgaaaaagacaagaaaattgAATTCAGAGTCGAAGCTAAAGATCAGGGTGGACTGACAGATTCTTGCAAAATTGAAATTGAGGTTATTGATGTAAATGATAATGCTCCTGTTATTAACGTCATGTCATTCACTAGTCCTGTATCAGAGGACTCTCCTTCTGGCACCACAATTGGTATAATTAATGTTAAAGATATTGATTCCGGCGATAACGGACAAGTAAGGTGCATAATCGAGGGTACTATCCCGTTTAAAATTAAATCCAACGTCAGGAATTATTTTGCACTGATGACTGATGCTGCATTAGATCGCGAAGATTTGTCAGAATGCAATATCACTGTCATTGCGTCAGATGCAGGATCTCCTCCCCTTTCaactaaaacaacttttcattTGAAGATTTCTGATGTCAATGATAATGCGCCTGTTTTTCAACGAGGTCCTTACAGTGCTTTCATAACAGAGAATAACCCTCCAGGTGCATCTATATTAAGTGTTTATGCAAAAGACCCCGATGAAAACCAGAACGCGCGTgtttcctatattttggaagAGCGTGAAATCGGTGGATCTCCAGTTTCTGATTGTGTCTCAATTAATGCAGAAAGCGGAGTAGTACACGCAGTGCGCTCATTTGATTATGAGCAGCTGAAACAACTGGTTTTCGTGGTCAAAGCGCAGGATGGAGGCTCCCCTCCACTAAGCAGCAACGTGACAGTGAAAATAATGATTCAGGACCAGAACGACAACCCCCCTCAGGTCCTGTACCCAGTCCAGACAGGTGGATCAGTGGTGGCTGAGATGGTGCCTCGTGCAGCTGATGTGGGCTACCTGGTGACTAAAGTGGTGGCTGTTGATGTGGACTCTGGACAGAATGCCTGGCTCTCgtataaactgcagaaagcCACAGACAGGGCGCTGTTTGAAGTGGGCTTACAGAATGGAGAAATCAGAACTATCCGCCAAGTGAATGATAAAGATGCTGTGAAGCAAAGACTGACTGTTATAGTGGAGGACAACGGGCAGCCGTCTCGttcagctgcagtcattgttaaCGTGGCGGTGGCGGACAGCTTCCCTGAAGTGCTGTCTGAGTTCACTGACTTTACACACGACAAGGAGTACAATGACAACCTGACTTTTTACTTAGTGCTGGCTTTGGCTGTAgtgtccttcctcttcatcacgtgTGTGGTGGTTATTATATCAGTGAAAATCTACAGATGGAGACAGTCTCGCACCCTGTTTCACTCCAACCTCCCTGTGATTCCATATTATCCACCACGTTACTCAGACACTTTGGGCACAGGGACTCTCCAGCACGTGTACAATTACGAGGTGTGCAGGACGACTGACTCCAGAAAGAGTGACTGTAAATTCGGCAGAGCTGGTAGTCAGAACGTGTTGATAATGGACCCCAGTTCTACAGGGACCATGCAGCGGATACAGAGTGAGAAGAGCATCCTGGATGAACCAGACTCTCCTCTAGAGGTCAGTTGA
- the LOC132981941 gene encoding protocadherin beta-16-like, whose translation MMATRGSLAKKCARCRDLPGLRRCIQMLIFLLHVANMVDGQIRYSVPEEMKKGSLIGNVAQDLGLDLKRLRSGRARIVSGENIQYTELKTDKGTLVVDERIDREQLCGDTTPCSFSFEVILENPMELHRITVEVLDINDHAPVFPNTDKSISFEMSESAAVGVKFPLQSAEDLDVGQNALQDYVLSPNDNFILKQHANPDGSKYVEMVLQKPLDRERHPHLSLKLIAVDGGTPQRSGTVNIDVTVLDANDNIPIFNQSVYKASVMENTMKGSRILTVNATDADSGSNGLISYSLSKTKGSAADIFSIDEKTGTISVNGLIDYEKEKKYEVRVEAKDQGGLIGTSKVIFDVFDVNDNAPVINIMSFSSPLSEDAPPGTTIAILNIKDADSDKNGQIKCSIDGKLPFKIESSITNYYNLISDQYFDRESVSEYNITITASDFGSPPLSSSTKLHLKISDVNDNAPVFDKAIYSAYVTENNSPGISVFAVSARDKDWNQNARISYLLEDTQVSGSPISSFVSLNSETGVLSSVRSFDYEQIKQLQLVVKAQDGGSPPLSSNVTVKIVIQDQNDNPPQVLYPVQTGGSVVAEMVPRAADVGYLVTKVVAVDVDSGQNAWLSYKLQKATDRALFEVGLQNGEIRTIRQVNDKDAVKQRLTVIVEDNGQPSRSAAVIVNVAVADSFPEVLSEFTDFTHDKEYNDNLTFYLVLALAVVSFLFITCVVVIISVKIYRWRQSRTLFHSNLPVIPYYPPRYSDTLGTGTLQHVYNYEVCRTTDSRKSDCKFGRAGSQNVLIMDPKSTGTMQRIQSEKSILDEPDSPLEVGKPHELHVCTSNIRYVSQFICKLRFCVNFSTMEST comes from the coding sequence atgatgGCAACTCGAGGATCTCTCGCCAAAAAATGCGCAAGATGTCGGGATCTTCCAGGACTGCGACGGTGTATACAAATGCTGATATTCCTGCTGCATGTTGCTAACATGGTTGATGGTCAGATTCGTTATTCAGTGCcagaggagatgaagaaaggCTCCCTAATCGGTAATGTAGCTCAGGATCTTGGTTTGGATCTGAAAAGGCTCCGTTCAGGGCGGGCCCGTATCGTGAGTGGAGAAAACATCCAGTACAccgagctgaagacagacaaaGGGACTCTGGTCGTGGATGAGAGAATAGACCGAGAGCAGCTCTGTGGAGACACTACGCCATGTAGCTTCAGCTTCGAGGTGATTTTAGAGAACCCCATGGAATTACACAGAATTACTGTCGAGGTTTTGGATATAAATGATCACGCTCCCGTATTCCCCAACACCGATAAGTCTATCAGTTTTGAAATGAGTGAATCAGCTGCAGTCGGAGTGAAATTTCCATTGCAGAGTGCAGAGGATCTAGATGTGGGACAAAACGCTTTGCAGGATTACGTTTTATCACCAAACGACAATTTTATATTGAAGCAACATGCAAATCCAGACGGAAGTAAATATGTTGAAATGGTGCTTCAGAAGCCTTTAGACCGAGAGCGACATCCACATTTGTCCTTAAAATTGATCGCAGTTGACGGAGGAACACCACAGAGATCCGGTACAGTAAATATAGATGTCACTGTCTTAGATGCAAATGACAATATTCCGATTTTTAATCAATCTGTCTATAAAGCATCTGTGATGGAAAACACAATGAAAGGCTCAAGAATACTTACAGTTAATGCCACAGACGCTGACAGTGGTTCAAATGGACTCATTAGTTACAGTTTATCTAAGACCAAGGGAAGTGCTGCAGATATATTTAGTATTGATGAGAAGACCGGCACGATATCCGTCAATGGTCTAATAGActatgaaaaggaaaaaaagtacGAGGTGAGGGTGGAGGCAAAGGATCAGGGTGGCCTAATTGGAACGAGTAAAGTTATATTCGATGTGTTCGACGTCAACGACAATGCCCCGGTGATAAACATTATGTCGTTTTCCAGCCCTTTATCTGAGGATGCTCCTCCAGGAACAACGATTgctattttaaacattaaagatgCAGACTCCGATAAAAATGGGCAAATTAAATGTTCTATTGATGGAAAACTTCCATTTAAGATCGAATCATCTATTACAAACTATTACAATTTGATTTCTGATCAATATTTTGATAGAGAATCCGTTTCAGAatataacatcacaataaccgCCTCTGATTTCGGTTCCCCCCCTCTTTCCAGCTCAACAAAATTACACCTTAAAATTTCTGACGTAAACGACAATGCACCGGTATTTGATAAAGCCATCTACTCTGCTTACGTCACAGAAAATAATTCCCCTGGCATTTCTGTATTTGCTGTCAGTGCGCGAGACAAAGATTGGAATCAAAATGCGAGAATCTCGTATCTTCTGGAGGACACACAAGTCAGTGGTAGTCCAATCtcttcttttgtgtctttaaactcTGAAACTGGAGTCCTTAGTTCGGTTCGTTCTTTTGATTATGAGCAGATCAAACAGCTTCAGCTGGTAGTCAAAGCGCAGGATGGAGGCTCCCCTCCACTCAGTAGCAACGTGACAGTGAAAATAGTGATCCAGGACCAGAACGATAACCCCCCTCAGGTCCTGTACCCAGTCCAGACTGGTGGATCAGTGGTGGCTGAGATGGTGCCTCGTGCAGCAGATGTGGGCTACCTGGTGACTAAAGTGGTGGCTGTTGATGTGGACTCTGGACAGAATGCCTGGCTCTCGTATAAACTACAAAAAGCAACAGACAGGGCGCTGTTTGAAGTGGGCTTACAGAATGGAGAAATCAGAACTATCCGTCAAGTGAATGATAAAGATGCTGTGAAACAAAGACTGACTGTTATAGTGGAGGACAACGGGCAGCCGTCTCGttcagctgcagtcattgttaaCGTGGCGGTGGCGGACAGCTTCCCTGAAGTGCTGTCTGAGTTCACTGACTTTACACACGACAAGGAGTACAATGACAACCTGACTTTTTACTTAGTGCTGGCTTTGGCTGTAgtgtccttcctcttcatcacgtgTGTGGTGGTTATTATATCAGTGAAAATCTACAGATGGAGACAGTCTCGCACCCTGTTTCACTCCAACCTCCCTGTGATTCCATATTATCCACCACGTTACTCAGACACTTTGGGCACAGGGACTCTCCAGCACGTGTACAATTACGAGGTGTGCAGGACGACTGACTCCAGAAAGAGTGACTGTAAGTTCGGCAGAGCTGGTAGTCAGAACGTGCTGATAATGGACCCCAAGTCTACAGGGACCATGCAGCGGATACAGAGTGAGAAGAGCATCCTGGATGAACCAGATTCTCCTCTAGAGGTCGGTAAACCACATGAACTTCATGTCTGTACCTCCAATATTCGTTATGTATCGCAGTTCATTTGTAAATTACGCTTTTGCGTaaatttcagcaccatggagagcaCATGA
- the LOC132982545 gene encoding protocadherin gamma-A11-like, protein MKGTTLDLRVSISLFCVVTAISGQIRYSIPEEMRKGLFVGDVAKDLGLDVKRLVSGRARLVIDNEIQYVTLNQNKGHIVVNERIDREKMCAKKSPCSFSLEIVLEDPLELFSNTVEIQDVNDHAPAFPKKEINLEISESTPTGTVFLLDSAADPDVGINSLQSYSLKTSDHFILKQQTRADGSKFAELVLEHGLDREKQSEHRLILTAVDGGELQRSGTVKIHVSVLDANDNAPVFSQSVYKSSVSENISRGTVVAIVSAVDVDQGFNGNITYSFTHLEEDSSCPFTINPYTGEVTLTGEIDYEVSLNYEINIQAKDPWGLVGASKLMIELIDVNDNSPLIIMASFSGKISEDSTPGTVVALISVQDKDSGKNGQIHLNIDERLPFKIKSSLRSYYTLVTEQNLDREKLSKYNITLTATDEGSPALSSTKAVVLDVTDINDNAPAFSQRVYNTQVMENNSPGVALVQIHATDPDQGQNARISYFLIDGEVNGHPVSEFFSINTESGVIQSLRSLDYEQVKEYKIRVKAQDGGSPPLSSNATVIVRVRDQNDNPPQVLYPVQTGGSVVAEMVPRAADVGYLVTKVVAVDVDSGQNAWLSYKLQKATDRVLFEVGLQNGEIRTIRQVNDKDVVKQRLTVIVEDNGQPSRSATVIVNVAVADSFPEVLYSQPMSQSLVSVDDAGIETLKNGEQSSVVSRMSTLDHIN, encoded by the exons ATGAAGGGCACCACACTGGATTTGCGAGTCTCCATTTCGCTTTTCTGCGTTGTGACTGCGATCAGTGGACAGATTCGTTATTCTATACCAGAGGAGATGAGGAAAGGACTGTTTGTCGGAGACGTTGCTAAAGACCTCGGCTTGGATGTTAAAAGGTTGGTGTCTGGTCGGGCTCGACTTGTTATAGATAATGAAATTCAGTATGTCACGCTGAATCAGAACAAAGGCCATATCGTTGTCAATGAGAGAATTGACAGGGAAAAGATGTGCGCCAAGAAGTCGCCCTGTAGCTTTAGTCTAGAAATTGTTCTCGAAGATCCTCTTGAATTGTTTTCTAATACCGTCGAAATCCAAGATGTAAACGACCATGCTCCCGCATTTcccaaaaaagaaataaatctgGAAATCAGCGAATCGACGCCAACGGGTACTGTATTCCTGCTTGATAGCGCAGCTGATCCTGATGTAGGAATAAACTCCCTGCAAAGTTACTCATTAAAGACTAGTGATCATTTCATTCTCAAACAACAAACTCGAGCAGATGGTAGTAAATTTGCTGAATTGGTGCTCGAGCATGGTTTAGACCGCGAGAAGCAGAGCGAACACAGGCTCATACTGACTGCTGTCGATGGGGGGGAGCTGCAGAGGTCTGGGACGGTAAAGATACACGTTTCTGTTCTGGACGCAAACGACAACGCACCTGTTTTTTCACAGTCAGTATACAAATCATCAGTCTCTGAAAATATTTCCAGGGGCACAGTTGTTGCTATAGTCAGTGCCGTAGATGTGGACCAAGGTTTCAATGGTAACATCACGTATTCTTTCACTCATTTAGAGGAGGATTCATCGTGTCCATTCACAATAAATCCTTACACGGGAGAGGTTACGCTCACCGGTGAAATCGATTACGAAGTTTCTTTAAATTATGAAATAAACATTCAAGCCAAAGACCCGTGGGGTTTAGTGGGCGCCAGCAAATTAATGATAGAGCTAATTGATGTGAATGATAACAGTCCACTAATTATAATGGCTTCATTTTCTGGTAAGATTTCCGAGGATTCTACACCCGGAACTGTCGTGGCGTTAATCAGTGTCCAAGATAAAGATTCTGGTAAAAATGGGcaaattcatttaaatatagATGAACGGCTCCCGTTCAAAATTAAATCATCTCTTCGGAGCTATTACACATTGGTTACAGAGCAAAATCTCGACCGAGAAAAGCTATCGAAGTACAACATCACCCTCACTGCCACAGATGAAGGGTCGCCTGCCTTATCAAGCACAAAAGCTGTCGTTTTAGATGTTACTGATATTAATGACAACGCCCCAGCTTTCAGCCAACGTGTTTACAACACTCAGGTAATGGAAAACAATTCTCCTGGTGTCGCTTTGGTACAGATCCACGCCACTGATCCCGATCAAGGTCAAAATGCACGCATATCATATTTTCTTATTGATGGCGAGGTCAATGGACATCCTGTCTCCGAATTTTTCTCAATCAACACAGAGAGTGGAGTCATTCAGTCACTGCGTTCACTTGACTATGAACAAGTCAAAGAGTACAAAATACGAGTCAAAGCACAGGATGGAGGCTCACCACCATTAAGTAGTAACGCAACAGTTATTGTGCGTGTCCGGGACCAGAACGACAATCCCCCCCAGGTGCTGTACCCAGTCCAGACTGGTGGATCAGTGGTGGCTGAGATGGTACCTCGTGCAGCAGATGTGGGCTACCTGGTGACTAAAGTGGTGGCTGTTGATGTGGACTCTGGACAGAATGCCTGGCTCTCgtataaactgcagaaagcCACAGACAGGGTGCTGTTTGAAGTGGGCTTACAGAATGGAGAAATCAGAACTATCCGTCAAGTGAATGATAAAGATGTTGTGAAGCAAAGACTGACTGTTATAGTGGAGGACAATGGGCAGCCATCTCGTTCAGCTACAGTCATTGTTAACGTGGCGGTGGCGGACAGCTTCCCTGAAGTGCTGTATTCGCAGCCAATGAGTCAAAGTTTGGTTAGTGTGGATGACGCCGGAATTGAAACCCTCAAGAATGGAGAGCAGTCATCAGTAGTATCTCGCATGTCTACTTTG GACCATATCAACTGA